ATTGCAGACGGATCAACATGCGTTGCTCACTCCTTGAACAGCGTATCGATGACGGTGGGCACACCGGGAGGCGCACTGCCCCCGGCTGCCGACGATACGAGGAATGAACTGTGATCACCATCAGATTAATCTGAATCTGAAGGTCGACGTGGCCAGGTCAGTTGATCTGGAACTGCGCCCGGCAGCCATCGCTCACCCACACCCCCCGGCGGTCCCAGCCCCAGGTCCGGCCCTCGACACACGGGCTGCGCGACTCCTGCCGCACCAGCCGCACGTTGCGGCGGACGCGCGCATCGCAGTACTTCTGCCGGCGATCATTGGAATGGCAGGCGATCACCTGGCCACCATTGCCACCCCAGCCGCCACCGTGGCCCCAGCCACCGCCGCGGGACTCACCCACGAACTCGGCGCGGCAGCCCTGGGTCACCCACACCCCGGAGCGCGACTGGCCCCACGTGCGCCCCTCGATGCACGGCGAACCGGACAGCTGGCGGATCAGGCGGGCACGCCCATCCAACCGGCACTCGTTGCTGCGGTTCTTCACCGATTCGCAGCGCACGATCCCACCGCCGCGATTGTCGTAGCCATCGTCATACCCGTAACGCTGCGCGTGCGCGCTGCCCGCCACTGCCAGCAGCGGCAGCACCATGCACATGACGGCCGACCAGCCGGATCCCTTGCCCACTCCACACCTCCACGCGAATGCTCTGTGGCGCAAGCATCCGGCATTCATCGCCGGCCGCAAAGTACATCGGGCCACAGTGCTGGCCCTTCGTTCAAGCATCCCACTGCCAGCTGACCGTCGACCGCAGCGATGTGACCATCAGTCCTTGCCACCGCCCATCGGTTGCGCTCCACCCAGGTTGTGCTCGAACACATAGGCAAACAGCTCCGCATCGTTGGTGAACCCGAGCTTGCGCATGGCCGAAATGCGCTGCCTGCTGATGGTGCTGACCGTGCGTCGCAACTGGCCGGCGATGGTGGTGATCGAATGGCCGGCGGCGTAAAGCCGCAGCACCTCCAGTTCCTTCGGCGAGAGCACCGACAGTGACCGCACGCGGTTCAGGTCCTGCAGGCAGTACGCCAGCTCAGGATCGACATAGCTGCGCCCACTCAGCACGGTATCGACCGCGTCACGCACGT
Above is a genomic segment from Stenotrophomonas sp. ESTM1D_MKCIP4_1 containing:
- a CDS encoding DUF3011 domain-containing protein, translated to MCMVLPLLAVAGSAHAQRYGYDDGYDNRGGGIVRCESVKNRSNECRLDGRARLIRQLSGSPCIEGRTWGQSRSGVWVTQGCRAEFVGESRGGGWGHGGGWGGNGGQVIACHSNDRRQKYCDARVRRNVRLVRQESRSPCVEGRTWGWDRRGVWVSDGCRAQFQIN